CAACAAAAGAGCAAAGGTGGCTTCAAAGCGCAAAGATGATGCAATATCGTACGAGGAGATATTTGTGAAGATGTGACATTTGCACATGAAGATACATCCCTTTACTGGGTTCTCGGATTTACTTATGATAGTAACAAGTATAACAGATGCGCAAGTCCCGAGTGTGGGTCCattgtattttgttcatttagGAATCGAATCATGAAcctataattatgatatatatatatatatatatatatatatatatatatatatatatatatatatatatatatatatatatatatgtgtgtgtgtgtgtgtgtgtgtgggggaggtaaatatatatatatatatatatatatatatatatatatatatatatatatatatatatagatatatatatatatatatatatatatagtagagagagagagagagagagagagagagaggagagagagagagagagagagagagagagagagagaaaggtttttaaGTAAATTGTCCAGTAAATAAAAGCAGTAGATTCATAGAACAAATAAAGTTATGCTCGCCACTTCTATTTTTAATGACTGAAATAAAGCTGAAATGTTTATGTATGAAACCTCAGTGCTTGTAAACATCACCATCTGTTCACTCGATTGAAAACAGGTTGCAAAAGACCTGGcaaggtaatgaagaaaaaatgacaggAGAGAGGCCTAAATTCCTGAGTCTTGTTGTTCTGAATacccatatgtatatgtatgtatatatatatgtatatatatatacattatacatatatatatatatatatatatatatatatatattatatatacagtatatatatatacagtatatatagagatatatagtatatatatatatatatatatatatatatatatatatatatatatataagaattgagggcagtggaaacagactggtacataaaatcatcttcatttgtgccgacgtttcaggACAACtatagtcccattttcaaggctacaataaaagaataaattttgtgaattataaataatataaattattacaaaaatctctttaaaaacatttgtacataaggatAAATTAGGCATTGCTGGAGGtgccaacctatatagaagggagaaggaggtcGACTAGAATGTGGGTAAGTGAAAAAGCAAAGAAGCCGGTTACGACAGGTTgtgttcatcctttttttttctagagccaCTCCGTATCCCAGTAAAAAGCTTACTGGCGTAATAATAAGTATATGTTATGTAACCACACATTCTTGCAAGCACATCCACGCATGCATATTTTCTGCATGCAGTGACTAACTAAACCTGAAGTCAACTGATGCTTCCGTCATTTGCAATTCTTATGCCGTTTATCATTTGTGTTGACTTCAATAAATCTGATTGTGCTTAGTGATTGTTTGTCTTAAATGTTTAGTATTTGTTTGTCTTAAATGGTTAgtgattattttcttaaatctttgtacaaaaaaaaaagctgcaattgTAAATCTTCAGTGGATTCTTTTATTAGTTGATTTTTAGTAATTTCCGTTCTCTCATGAAATTAGAATTTCTTAGGACAAACGTTATGCTGTCAGTGTGTGCGGGCAGAAATTAACGTTTATCGCTGGAGAAAAGGCGACAGTTGCTTGGTTGGAATGAACAATAAAGTTTAATTCTTCTTTTAAATGTCTTCTGAAACTGTTCTCTTGGTCCTGAGAACAGAAGTAAAGAAGTAGAGAGCAAAGTGAGTATCGGGTCTCCTCGATTAACATTTTATTACCTAATTAATCGATAGAAGTCTTGCAGTGGTAATGGATAAAACGCTTAAAAGGCTTTCCCTGTTTGTCTTTTCAGGACATTTTTGTAAGTTGTTTAAATTCAGCGTGCACTTTTGTCATTCAAACGCTTTTATTTTCGGTTAGCtgtttagctttctgtaaaagaaaactattgagatggccatttgtctgtccgtcctcactttttctgtccgctcctcAGATCTTTAAACACTTGAgagcagagggctgcaaattgcgtTCAtcctcctccaatcatcaaacataccaaattgcagccctctagcctcagtagttttttatttaatttaaggttaaagttagccatgaacgtgcgtctggcactgtcATAGTTGCATATAACACAGGCCACTGccaggccatggctgaaagttaatgggccgcggctgatagtttcatgggccgtggctgagagtttcatacagcactatacgctgtacagaaaactcgattgcgccaaagaaacttcggcgtattttttacttgttttttatgtgCTCGAAATATGTATTGATAATGTTCTTAAAAATAGaagttacataatatatactttgtcttaacttcagatttttcttgtATAAAACTCGTCCCCGAGGACGGCCACTCGCTTCTGatactttttcctttattcttgtgAGATGTTATGGCCCTGTCTCGTTCagtcactttctctttttatttccctttgcgtcctgttactcctttctaatgcacacgatgttctttggaagcttgaatttcaagtcagcggcccctgtgggtttgttccatatgaatgcggttcatcttctgaataatacacaataataatgtaatacacacacacacaacacacataataataataccttcaagacaaagagaatttgaaaataaaactcttgATTAATCAGTGCATTTACAGTCAacaccaaaatgactacgaacatggctgtcattagctacggTGCCAAACTTCTTCCCGACTTATAATCCGACTGCAGTTAATCTGCGCAGCcgataacagtatttttttttccatcgtattttatcatttattttcatcagtgagtctggcctATACTCTAGACCCTAGCTACGAAAGTTTGAGACTTTCGTATAATTAGAGGTGCTGACACGTTTCCCATCTTGCCGAAGCGGGTATTTAATCCTATACACTTTCAGGATTAACCTCGTGGTAAAGGTTAATCCTGAGACTTGACATACTCAAGTGTACTGTCCagctatttgcttttatttacaagtgactttgttttaaagtaatgtgtgcatgcatatatgttaACGTATGTACTTGTATACacaaaaggcatatatatacagtatatatatgtatatatatatatacatatatatttatacacttgtaattaaattttgtattgagcaaaatgaaaaatgcacatCAAGGTCCAAGTATAATGTTTTAATCTTCgtgttttgcttttgtactgaCGAATGGAGGGAGGTGATAGGCAATCCTCTTATTACTGTGACCTGTGGTCACTTCCCTTAATCATCTGTGCACGAGGAAATGGCAGCCCGTAAGAGCCGCTCAAAGCAACTGCCAAACCTACCAAATTATCACCCTTTTCCTAAAAAGTTTGAACGGGTTTAAGAAAGTATGGCAGAAGTGCCAATCACCTTCGAGTCTCAACCTTTTATACCTAGACTATACAGTAGATATTGGGctcttttatcattcatttagaTGATTAAAAACCAAATCATCCTCATCACACCGTGTTATCAAAACAGTTAAATGTGTGATATCAAAtcttcattttacgtcttcagcTTTAGAACGCAGAACAATAGTGTCCAGGTGTTACTTTTGACCTGTTAGGCAGGAAAGATGGCAGCGTTTTTACTCACATCTACATTATACCCCAACTCAGGTCATGGTTTGTGAATCCAACTCATAAACAACGCGAAAACAAAACACACATGTTCGTAGTCACCCTATTCTTAGGATGAGTTAAGGTAGTTAATATGctccttataatatatatatatatatatatatatatatatatatatatatatatatgtatatatatatatatatatatatatagtatatatatatatatatatatatatatatatatagttagtagatatgtgtgtgtgtgtgtgtgtgtactctacatacacatacatgcatagatacaaacatatacatacattatatatatatacacacacacacacacacacacacatatatatatatatatatatatatatatatatatatatatatatatacataatggcaATGCCTGTTGCATAATTATTCACCATTGTCATCGGCCTTTGAGAAGATTAAATCATAAGAATgataagaataattaattttacaataatatatataatatatatatatatatatatatatatatatatatatatatatatatatatatatatatatatatatatatatatataaatatatataatctccgATGACTAAAAAGCAGTATCTTCAGTCACCTCATGGCAAACTAccgccccatgaaactcagcaAGAAACAAGAAGTGTCCAAAACTGTAGGATTTGACGAAAGGTTCTGCTTTCAAGCCCAACAGATATATAAGGAAGCCTTTTACGTTCATCAGAATGGAGGAACTTTTGAAACGTTTCTTTCctctgtatttattaatttgttagtttctctgtttttctaataactgatctcttcttcctgtatttccctttaccttctcatatttctttcgaatgaacaccttactctttggaagcttgaatttcaagtcagtggcccctgtgggcttgttccatatgaatagggttcatctgaataataataaataataataataataataataataataataataatatttagggcTTGCTTCAACAGTTCCTCGCGAGACCTAAAGAAGAGAGGGTCACCCCACCTCTGACCCAAAATCTACCTGGTCTGCGCATGACGTCATCAAGAGTCCAAGCAGGTCTCCACTCATTATAAAGAGTTGCTTCTGGAGGCGTAAACATCATAGTTGATTGAAATAGTGAGCggcaattatttttgttttgtttcttatgtGGCCGAGCTTTAAATTTCGATTTTTAAGTTATTCGTGTAAGGTAAATCTAACTTCATGTCAGCATAGGCTGTGATGCATAATTTGCCACTATATCATTTTGGTATTTGCCTTGTTATTTAGGAATATTTGAGGAACTCCCTAAGAAAATTCTCGTTATgtacgtttatctctctctctctctacgcaaaaaagaaaatttactcgtatctgttcatatatgtatgatgaaaagaagaaaaaagtagcaTAGTGAACACACATTTCAGATGTATTGCCttgtaaagttaaataaatacatCAGTCTAGAGAATAAAATTAGCTTTCTTTCGGTAGTTTACTTTACTTggtaaaatttagtaaaaaaaaaaaaattgttcaaaaataCAAACCTTGAGGGTATGGGAGAAGAATTTGACTTTGTATCAAAACAAGCTTCGGCTTGTCTCAAGTTGCCTTGGGATAGGACTGACTTTCTGATCGTTATCAGAAGGTTGAGAATAGAAGGAAAATACGATTGTAAACTAGCCCTCCGGCAAATCTTCACCCTGACTTCACACTTCCTTCTACTCagatattatagaaaaatatgcGAAAATATGTTAAAGCTCATTTTTAATCTTTGCCGTCAATTTTAATCTACTGTACACAACAaatttcggtctctctctctcattacaagaAACCTGTCAGTCATACATAATTGTGATACCAATATTTCCTAGTCTGACCGTGATGTTACATGTTTTTGCGGATGCTCCTCATCTATTAAAACTctttagaaataatttcattgtcgATGGATTACCTttggaaaataatgttaatattgatAATGGATGTGTTCGCGAGATTATTAGTAGTACTAGTGATATGAAAATGACTTTCAGTTTATCAAGTCATATTACTCTTTCTAAAGCAAACCACATCAGAGTTAAATTAACAGCTAAGTTGTTGTCAGAAACTAcgggaaaatcattattttttcctattgaaGTCTAGGTCTTCTCATATGTAAAAACTGACCTGATACAAGTGAATTTATATTAGTAGTAGATAAGTGCCTTGATGTGCATTGTAAAACTTTCCATGGAGATAAAGCTTTTTAAAGGAAGGAAAACCTTCAGTAAAAACCTTATCAGATTATATTACTACCTTGGCGGTATTGCCTGAAGAGGTAATAACCTTTTTCGTTAAATGTAGATTGTTTACCAGAATAAGGATTGTAAATAAGTGTAgttcaagagaggaaagagaaacacaagacaaaaattaaaattttttttttatattccgtaATACAAGAATATGAAACCCAAGAATTTTTTTACTAAGCACCCACATTGacaatgttttatttgtattgtttttgtgtcaTAAATTGGGAATAAAATTGTGGTcagcaggaaaaaaattaaatatatatgatcaATGTCATTTTGATTACTATGAATGTACAGattcttcgaagttgttattggctggtgcgagctgcaaagtagtttctacacacagacggGTCAAAACAAAGGTCTGTGCTTGTGGACACAAACATATGGCGATTGTGaggcataataaacgtacaatgatgaaacatatatcagtggaaaggccagaaaattccacatatggacatttgcatgagattcgagacagataaatgaatacaatgcagtagcataatatatgtgaaatggcgagacgtttggtgtcttcacaaacagacaCATAGGCTCCATACAGTTCgacacagaagattcggtggaacattatgagtacatgattggaatgcacGCATGGCAGTGCAAGTATTGGTGactgtacatgaatcgagacaacaatggttagagagaaacagtcagaaatattgtatggtagaagttgcttCCTTCGAGCGGTCTCCTCCAGCTGACGCACTGGAGGGAGAGAAAGTGGGATGCTTGTCTTGTTTTCGTCCgtacaattatattttattgtgctAACATCATAGATTAATAGCGAACCAGAAATAGTTGGAATGACAAACCTTTACAAGGGATCCGCTGTTTACATATGAAAAGTCGGTTGACTTGGgcaaatatacagatataaattttCCAAGCGTGGAATGCGCTGGGCAACTCACTGAAAACTGTAGAAATGTAGAAGAAAGAttatcaatcaaaataaatgcatttatcaTGTTTGTAGTGACTGCAGTGTTTTAAAAAGGTAGATGATTCTATCTctgttcatatacagtatattaacttACTGTATGACCTTCATTTACCTTGCTGTAATCACGAGACACGAATCCTTTTAGAGATTGGGGAGGAGGTGGGGACAGGTCACCCCAACCCCTCCATCCCATGCATCCCGTCCCCAACCTCCACAGCCGAGCCAACCTGTCCTACTTGGCATCAGCTGATGGCAGCCAGCATTTAACTCGCAGACGGAGACGCGAACGGCAGGGGTTTTCTCTTCAAGTATCTCCTTTGTTCTGCATTTACAGCTCGTACTGATCAGTCAAAAATGTCGGCGACAGTTCTGAAGACAGTCAAGTGCGGCAGGAACATTTCTGCCGCTGTTTTCCGACAGAAGCACACCTTGACCGCTGGTAAGCAGGTGTCCCCTGATTTTTGAGCCTGTTAACTGTCCCATGATTTTTTAGCCCGACTCTCTGACATTGACAGTGCCACCTCatgtttgtcattttcattgttaCCCGGCAAAATTGGTACTTACTTTGACGCCTAGATCAACCTAGCCTTTGGGAAGTCATTTTCCTGCCCTTGACCTCTTCAAGGACTTCCTTGCTGTTACTAGCGTGGATCGGGATGTAGGCCTCCTTGGGGCAATGTTAGCCTACGTCTTGGTGGAAAAGATCGCCATAACCTTGACGTCCATGTAAAACTACGTATTTTTTTTGCCAGATGCATTACACTTGAATATATGTAAAGCATAACTGTTGGTAGGCATTgctaattttagaaaaaataacctAGTGCATTAGGCATAGCCCCTCGAAAAGTTTGCGTATTTGCTTACACATTATTAAGCACATGCAATAAGCTAGCCTAgtgactttataataaaaatggtaaaaaatgtcaattttgaagtaaagtttatTAACTAATATCAAAGCAACCAAATGCACACTGATTTTCCCTAGTCCTGTCATTATTGATGTGCCAGTCTAAAGGcagcttttattacttttaaaatcacTACTTAATTAGCCCaacaattcattaatttatatttgtaggaTGAACGTTTGTCAAAGTTTTTGTTCATAGTCAATGTTAAGAACAGTTGTAACTTGGGTAGCCTCAAGTTATtgccttttctgtcttcagtATCTGTAGGGTGGTGTTGATTAATGTTTGAATGAATCAAGTGTTAGCAAAGTGTTAATTTTGAGGCCACAAGACATCATCTTTGTTAAttaatgtctgtatatacattGGCAGTCAGTAGTCTTTAGGCCAGCCCTGTGATATTAATATGTTCATCTATATTTTGATGATTGATCatcttgaaaaatttaattatttcctctCCGTTGTTATGCCGTTTACTGAATAGAGTGAAATGCATAGTTAGTATTTagactttttaaattaaaaaaaaaattaatgtgatgATCATTTTGTCTGTTTAGCTTCATTTTGATGTAGATATTAACAAGTGTTTTTCTAGTGTCATTGTTTTAGTTTTAGAATTTTCAGTGGTTATTTTTATTCCTCCATCTTAGAACTGTGTCCATTGACAGGAGCTTTATTCTTGAGTGAGGATCAGGGTGCTGTTTAACTTTTACTGCCATTTTAGTAGAATTATAAAGAGGTTCCTGAATACCCAGAAGCACAACTAGCTATGAATAAGTGTTGTTGCTCCAAAATTATAACAGACTTTAGACCTGCATATTAAAAGGGCCAGTACAAGGTGTTAGCCCCAAGGGGTGTTAGGATAGCTTACTTTGCATTAGCCTTAATCTTTGGTCAGTAAACAACTCAAAATTGACATTTAGTTTATTGAAGTAGAATAACAAATTTATTGATAGCTGTGAACCAGGTTAgaagttttcatattttgcagTGGAAACTATGGAttcaaaagatgataaatatttttacaattatcgATCCAGTGCATTTTTTCTAAGCTTTGAAAGTCCCTTCCATTTATAGGTACTTAGTTGTATTGTGAATGTTGCTTATGGCCTCAGATTATAGACTTGGTACATAATTGCTACTGcctatatgtatttgtaaaatacagtttttcttgAAGTGAATTATCCTTAATATGCAAACTGTTTGTGTATGAAAAACATCAGTTCTATTACTCATAACTACCCAACTTTGTTAGATGCTTCTTCATATCAAAGAAGCCAGCTTCTAGGGTAATCGTAAGGATCCATCTTAATGTAGATTTTCTGCTATCCCATGTGGTGTATATGATGGTCATCTATAGCTTTGACAGTGCTTTAAATCCAACAAGATATCATTTAATACTTTAAATTCAACAAGATatcattaaaaatagtttaaacaGACAATCCAAAATCTTAAATCAGTTAACTAGTGTAATCAGTTGTAGCTAGAAGTACTGTATGTGTAAGCATTTATAgaggtaaaattatataatttgaaataaaatactcTTGGCTGTAacagaactaaaataaaagagaaaagttagTTAGGTAGTATGCTAGTGAACGTTGTAAGAATGAACTAAAGCCaaattgctggtttaaaatatttttaacaagacTTCTGACCTAACAGAAGAGAGTTTTGGGTACATGGTGCTAAGGGCCAGCAAGCCAGACAATTTTGCATGCCTTGATTCTGTAGTGTCAGCTGCCAAGAGTTGGGGGGAGCATGTGCTGCACACCTGATCACCTTAGCATGTGAAAGGGATGAAAAAATGACGGAAAGTTAGATGTTTTTGGATTTACTTGGATTATGTTGAAAGCCTTCCATCTGTAATTTATTCTACTTAGACAAATTGGACAATGACACAGTACTTCATTACTGTCATATTAATGTTAATCTGTTATTTATCTTGcatgcaatcatatatatatatatatatatatatatatatatatatatatatatatatatatatatatatatatatatatatatatatatatatatatatatatatatatatatagtaaatataaatatatatatatatatatatatatatatatatatatatatattttatatataattttttttataattttattttgtcaataagaatatttttctgtataatggTCAGCATGAAATTTCCTTCAGTCCTCTCTTTCCAAACAGTGAGTTGTGCAAATTGACTACGCTCTCACAGTAACTTCAATTTGTAAATGGTACTTTTTTTTTGGGTTAATTTGTATAGTCTTTGTGCAACACCTTTTCCACCTTGTGCCAGAtttaaagtatatgtatgtatgaagtatAGTTCCTTGTTGCTACATGCTTTGTCAAACATATATAGAAACTGGGAGCTGCCAAGTATATTTGGCATTTAGTCAGACCCTGACATCATATTGATGTTAAGGGGAGTGGTTGTCATGCAACATTTCTCTGAACGTtctaacatttatatattgtttgttatgAATGCCAAGGCGcaatgaaagaattattttttctttgctagtTAAATCAATTTTAGTTGGTAATGCTTTGTCtggtgaataatttttattcttcaggAGAAGTGAAGGTCTTATTACTTTGGAATTTCATAAGTTCAAACTAGCTGCAAGCTCACCAGTCTCATTTTGTAGTTTTCATTGTTGTATCTTGtcagtatgtttttattttacttgtttattctttttctttatccagtCTGGGCTGCTTCCCTATTGGAGACCATTGGCGTGTATTTCGCTTTCCCTACGAGGGTTATAGCTTTGCTAAGAGACAATTGAATTATAgtcatatacattattttaaacagaaattttagcataatacACATTGTCAGTTGTTGTTCCTTTCCTTCCCCTTGACACTGTTCacaggttttctttttatttgttacttacattctgtggttttgttttggcacattcatgtTCTTTTTATCATTTAGTGCATGATATTTTAACCTAATCTTACTCTTCTCTGTAACGGATAATAGTCAATAGTGAGTGATTTCCTTATGGTAGTGGGTCTTGTACTTCAGGTGAAAGTCGTCTTGGGGCTGAGGCAGTTGGAACACAGCAACAGCAGCGTCATCAGCAAATGCACCAAGTGGTAGCACAGTCTGGCGCAGCTCCTCTACCACCTCCACATATCTTTATGCCCCCAAATGTTAAAGAACTTGAGGCTTCAGAGAAAGTAAGTTAAATTTTACTGTTGTGCATTATGATAGTTTGTggaatgtaattatattttaatttgaagtCACTTTTATATATGACTTCATTTTAAAGTTATGCAAGCTTATTGTAACATTCACTTTTTTCACAGGCTCAGTTCTCTCCAAGGcgcaccagagacacatcaagtGCTCGTCTTGCTGCCCTTGGAAGTCTTTACAGTTCTGGGATGATGAAGAGTGAAGGTGTCAGAGAAAGCAGTTACAACTTTGATTCAGTCCCTGTAGATTGTCACATTGGAGTTTATGATGGGAGCAATACAGTTTCACTTGATTCAGTAAGTACATTGTCCTACTTTGATGTTTACTAAATTTAGTATGAAGGGTTGATGTGTGCTGGATTCAGGAAGTAAAAATGTTTGGCTTTCACTTGGTTCACtaatttttcacttcatttgcacattattattattattattattattattattattattattattattattattattattattattattaggtagtatagcctcataataataattatcagcaAATATGATTTCTGGACAAAATTTCAGGCATTTGAAagtaaagaagtaaatgaaatattattcaatTAGCTATATTTGATCTTGGTAGGTACACTTAAAGTTCCTACGCATTTGccctcattttaatttttcaacctcatttttgtctttcagtCCATTCAAACCAACGTACCCAAGCCATTTGGATTGAGTGCACAGGCGCCATCACATTTTCATGCTCCAGATTGTCATGGAGAACAGGATGACAAATATGTTGCAGGTGACCTTCAGGATCACCACCAGTCTACTCACATCTCATCAAAGAAGACTTCAGGTACTGCCTTGTGTCATTTTGGCAGTTCAGGAGCTAAATGGGGCATGCGGGGTGTTACAGTTTTACCAAGTGTGGCGGGACATACAATTAGACATTATGGTTCATTGTGTTACAGTGGTAGACTAGTAGTAGCAGGGATGCCTCCAACACCAAACTATCCTAACCTTGTCCGTTATTGGCTTTTTAACTCCATCTCAAACAGTGGATGTGTGTGTGGTAGAGAAGTTGTGAAACAAGAGAGGCGCATACATAATTGCATGACTGATAGAGTTCAAGAGAAAAAAGATGGTGAAGGTGTGGATTCTGAAACTCCCCATGTACAATTAACAGCAAGACAAAAATTACAACGTGCTGTAAAAGAATATGGATCAACTGTCATAGTGTTTCATGTTGCAATATCTCTAACATCATTAGGGATTTGTTATCTTTTGGTTTCTAGGTGAGTAAATTTTGAACCTTTTGCATAATTAAGGaaacttgtttcttttattattatgctGTTTGGTCTAAATGCTAAATGGTAATTTGATCTAGttgataaatctatttttcagtAGCTACTTAGTTTTGTTGTATGGTAAGCATCCTCACACATTTAATTTTGTTGGTTTTTCTAAGGTAAACTTCTTCAAACCTTTGATTTTGAGCCTGATATTACTAGTAAATAATGATTAGTCATTAAGATTATGGATCATGTTGAATTaagtttttaattgtatttttctctttttttttttcagtggtgtaGACATGACTGGATTAATTAAGGCTTTGGGTATTAACCTGGGAACTGCTAGTGATGGTGTGGTTGATAGTGGCATTGATAGTACAGCACCGGATGTGACGGGGCCTCCTCAAGCAGAAGGGGAGTCAGATGCAAATACCAGAAGAGCTGCAGGCGCCGCTACTTTCGTTGTAGCTTATGCTGTTCACAAGGTTTTTGCTCCAGCTCGTATAGGCATCACATTGACAGCAACACCATTCATTGTTAGATATCTGCGGAGAATAGGCTTTTTGAAGCCACCAAAGCCAAAAACAGtttaatatttgtaagtatatgtaATTTGTTatggttggttatatatatatatatatgaactggcatgtagcctatatataattaGGAGGCTACATcagataaagatataaaaaatg
This genomic interval from Macrobrachium rosenbergii isolate ZJJX-2024 chromosome 56, ASM4041242v1, whole genome shotgun sequence contains the following:
- the LOC136836051 gene encoding uncharacterized protein isoform X1; this encodes MSATVLKTVKCGRNISAAVFRQKHTLTAGESRLGAEAVGTQQQQRHQQMHQVVAQSGAAPLPPPHIFMPPNVKELEASEKAQFSPRRTRDTSSARLAALGSLYSSGMMKSEGVRESSYNFDSVPVDCHIGVYDGSNTVSLDSSIQTNVPKPFGLSAQAPSHFHAPDCHGEQDDKYVAGDLQDHHQSTHISSKKTSGTALCHFGSSGAKWGMRGVTVLPSVAGHTIRHYGSLCYSGRLVVAGMPPTPNYPNLVRYWLFNSISNSGCVCGREVVKQERRIHNCMTDRVQEKKDGEGVDSETPHVQLTARQKLQRAVKEYGSTVIVFHVAISLTSLGICYLLVSSGVDMTGLIKALGINLGTASDGVVDSGIDSTAPDVTGPPQAEGESDANTRRAAGAATFVVAYAVHKVFAPARIGITLTATPFIVRYLRRIGFLKPPKPKTV
- the LOC136836051 gene encoding uncharacterized protein isoform X2, producing the protein MHQVVAQSGAAPLPPPHIFMPPNVKELEASEKAQFSPRRTRDTSSARLAALGSLYSSGMMKSEGVRESSYNFDSVPVDCHIGVYDGSNTVSLDSSIQTNVPKPFGLSAQAPSHFHAPDCHGEQDDKYVAGDLQDHHQSTHISSKKTSGTALCHFGSSGAKWGMRGVTVLPSVAGHTIRHYGSLCYSGRLVVAGMPPTPNYPNLVRYWLFNSISNSGCVCGREVVKQERRIHNCMTDRVQEKKDGEGVDSETPHVQLTARQKLQRAVKEYGSTVIVFHVAISLTSLGICYLLVSSGVDMTGLIKALGINLGTASDGVVDSGIDSTAPDVTGPPQAEGESDANTRRAAGAATFVVAYAVHKVFAPARIGITLTATPFIVRYLRRIGFLKPPKPKTV